The DNA sequence CCGTCGTCCAGGCCGGACCGTGCGTCGTGACGCAGGTCCGCACCCCCGACCGAGAGGGCTACAACGCGGTCCAGCTCGGCTTCGGCGCGATCAAGGCGAAGAAGGTCACCAAGCCGGCTGCCGGCCACTTCGAAGCTGCCGGGGTCACGCCACGCAAGCACCTGGTCGAGATCCGCACCTCTGACGCCTCGGAGTACACGCTCGGCCAGGAGCTGGCTGCTGACGTGTTCGCCGCCGCCGAGGTCATCGACGTCACCGGGGTCAGCAAGGGCAAGGGCACCGCCGGCGTCATGAAGCGGCACGGCTTCCACGGTCTGCGCGCCAGCCACGGTGTGCACCGCAAGCACCGCTCGCCCGGTTCCATCGGCGGCTGCGCCACCCCCGGTCGT is a window from the Microlunatus panaciterrae genome containing:
- the rplC gene encoding 50S ribosomal protein L3, whose translation is MSERKVKGLLGTKLGMTQLWDENNRIVPVTVVQAGPCVVTQVRTPDREGYNAVQLGFGAIKAKKVTKPAAGHFEAAGVTPRKHLVEIRTSDASEYTLGQELAADVFAAAEVIDVTGVSKGKGTAGVMKRHGFHGLRASHGVHRKHRSPGSIGGCATPGRVFKGLKMAGRMGVDRVTVQNLTVHAVDAERGLILIKGAIPGNKGGLVVLRSAAKRGEVA